The bacterium genomic interval CTGCGCATTGCGCACTCAACAACCTATGAAGTGAACGCCAACTGGAAACTAATTTTTCAGAACTACAATGAATGCTATCATTGCCCGACCGTTCATCCGCTGCTTGCGAAACTCACACCTTACAAAAGCGCATTGAATCATCTCGATGAAGGTCCGTTTCTGGGCGGCCCAATGCAGATTTCCATGGAAGGTGGAAGCATGACGATGGATGGACACGCCTGCGCATCCGCGCTTTGTGAAGATGAAAAGGATGTAGTCCACTATTACACTCTTTTTCCAAGCATGTTTTTGAGTCTGCATCCGGACTACGTTCTGGTTCACCGGCTGGAACGAATTCAGCCCGATCTCACCCGGATCCAATGTGAATGGTTATTTCATCCGGATGCGATGATACGCGCTGATTTCGATCCAAATCCGGCCATAGAATTCTGGGATCTCACAAACAAACAGGATTGGAATGTATGTGAGCTTTCACAAAAAGGAATCGGCTCCCGCGCTTACGTTCCGGGACCTTACTCGAATCTGGAAAGCCTGCTCGCCGCCTTCGATCGCGAATACCTTCGTGCCATGAACCCGAACATTTTTACCGCAGAGGACGCGGAGATCGCAGAGAGAATATTATAGGTTTATCGGACGCGTTGCAGATAGGGCACCACTTTGTTTTTCAAATTCTGATCGATTGAGATTGCCTGCTCTAAAGCGGCCGCCGCCCTTTTTTTATCCTGTTGCAAAAAAAATAGGATCCCTTGAGTTAAATACGCAGACGCAAGTTTTGAATTGATGAGCAATGCTGCTTGTGCCTTCTCCAGACCCTGACGGATTTCCGGTTCGGCGGATTCTCCTTTCAGGATCTTCCATTCAGCCTTCCAGCGAAACAGCTGCGCACCCCGTTCCAGTCCACCCGTAGAATCCGGTTTCAATTGCTGCACCTGCTGGAGAACCTCCCCGGCAATATCAATCCAATGTTTCGGATTCTGCTGATGATGGATGCGCCACTCGGCGTGCAGAAGCGCAAGATCCACCATTGCCAGCCGCGCCGTAGTGGAATCAGGATCAACTTCCAGTGCTCTCTTCAAAGCTTCCTCTGATGCTTGAAAAGCCGGGCCGGGTGATTTCTTTTTCGCGATTGCCTGCTCCGCCTTCAAAAGATGAACCAGCGCAATCTCCAAATGCGTTTCCATGATGCTTGGATTGATTTTGAGACCAGCTTCAAGATCCCTCATCGCCAGTTCCATCTCACTGCCAGGATCGCGCGATTGAGAAAGCTCATACATGGCAAGCAGCCGGTGTCCCCCTCCGGCATTCGTGTAAGTCTGCGGATAATCCGGCTTGATCCTCATCGATTGCGCGTAAAGTTCGTCCGCTCTTTTGAGATCCGAAGTAGGATTCTGAGAATGTTCAAACAGATAAAGCGCGCGATCTTTGTACACATTGGCGAGATTGTTATAAACGATAGCGCTTCCTTGATTCAACGCAAGCGCTTTACGGTAGTTCCGGATTGCGGCTTCATGCGAATCAAAAGGATCGTTTCCATGCTGCATTTCGAACGTGGCCAGCTCCATATAGGTAACACCAAGATTTACAAAGCTCGCGTAATATTGCGGATTGATTTCGATCGCTTGCTCAAAAACATCGATGGATTGTTTTAACCACGCACGCGGATCAGAACCACGGGCCATTTCAAGCGAGGCCTTCTGTGAAAGAGCATTGCCCAGACTGTTGTATGCGAAAAGGGCTCCCGGGTTCAGTTGAATGGCCCGCTGCAAAGCATCAATCGAAGACTGCAGGGATTGATCAGGATCCTGGCCATGCGCCATTTCAAACTGTGACAGGCGCCGGTAGATAACTCCCAG includes:
- a CDS encoding aromatic ring-hydroxylating dioxygenase subunit alpha → MFKRFAQGATTLPQEYFTSPEMFASESERIFARSWLCAGRSSALPQPGSFLLANLLGESIILTRDSDRTARAFYNVCRHRGTRLCTEPQGQFSGKIQCPYHTWTYSLSGELIGAPNMKDVRGFDRSAYPLHSLATAEWEGFLFINLSETPEPFEIAFAPLLERFQAWRLEDLRIAHSTTYEVNANWKLIFQNYNECYHCPTVHPLLAKLTPYKSALNHLDEGPFLGGPMQISMEGGSMTMDGHACASALCEDEKDVVHYYTLFPSMFLSLHPDYVLVHRLERIQPDLTRIQCEWLFHPDAMIRADFDPNPAIEFWDLTNKQDWNVCELSQKGIGSRAYVPGPYSNLESLLAAFDREYLRAMNPNIFTAEDAEIAERIL